The Thermomonospora curvata DSM 43183 DNA segment GGCGGTGCCGATCTGGTTGAGGGAGTTGTAGCCCTGCAACCCGACCTGGCTGCCGGTGAAGAACGTCATGAAGCCGACGATCGCCACGCTGCCGCCGATCACCGCCAGGCCGCCGGTGCCCAGGCTGACCTCCGCCAGCAGGCGCGCCACCTCGGTGCGGTAGCGGCGCAGCACCCGCAGCGTCCAGGCGAAGGCGCGGGCATAGAACGACAGCTGGTGGCCGAAGTCCTCGACCCGGTTCAGGGGCTTGCCGATCACCCTCGCGAGGGCCCGGCCGCTCTTGGGAGGGGCCGCCATCACATCCCCTTCTGCGGAACGAGCTGGAAGTACAGGGCGCTGATCACGAAGTTCTCCACGAAGAGCAGCATGAAGGTGATGACCACGGTCTGGTTCACCGCGTCACCCACGCCCTTGGGGCCGCCCTTGGCGTTCAGTCCCTTGTAGGCCGCCACCAATCCGGCGGTGAGACCGAAGATGAACGCCTTGACCTCGGCTTGGATCAGGTCCGGAAGCTGGGCCATGGCGTTGAAGGAGGCCAGGTAGGCGCCGGGCGTGCCGTCCTGCAGCACCACGTTGAAGAAGTAGCCGCCGACCAGGCCGACCACCGACACCAATCCGTTGAGGAACAGGCCGATGAAGGCGCAGGCCCACATCCGCGGCACCACCAGGCGGTGCAGCGGGTTGATGCCCAGCACCTCCATGGCGTCGATCTCCTCGCGGATCTTGCGGGAGCCGATGTCGGCGCACATGGCCGAGCCGGCCGCGCCGGCGATCAGCAGCGCGGTGACCAGCGGGCTGGCCTCGCGCACGATGGCCACCACGGCGGTGGCGCCGGTGAACGACTGCGCGCCCAGCTGCCGGATCAGGCCGCCGACCTGCAGCGACAAGATCGCGCCGAACGGGATGGCGACCAGCATGGTGGGGATCGCCGTCACCGAGACGATGAACCAGGCCTGCTCGATGAACTCGCGCCACTGCAGGGGGCGCTTGAACATCGCCCGGAAGGCGTCCAGGCACAGCGCGAAGAACCGGCCGGGCTCCTTGACGGTGATGTTGAGCAGGCCGTCGCCGAACTTGGCCAGCCGGCCGGAGCCGGCCGGCTCCTTGCTGGTCTGTCCCCCTCCCTGGCTCGCGCCGATGTGGGGAGTGGTCATCAGCTCTCCTCGAGCGTGGAGACCTCCACCGGGCGGTGGAGGAGATGCGGCATGACGCCGCTCCGATCAGTACACGGACGGTTACGTCCAGTGCCGGGTCCATGGACATGCGAGCCCTGGGAGAGCCGCCGGGAAGTCCGGTCCGGCTCGTCCCGAGGGCCGCCGGACGGCGAGGCGGGGGAGCGTCCCCGCCTCAGCCGCGCAAGCGAATCACCTGTGCGGACCTCCTGCGGGGGGAGCGCCCTGCGGGGGCGGGCCGGGCGGCGGGACCTGGCCCGGCCCGGCGGCGGCTCCGACGGTCCCGCCCTGGGCGGCCACGAGGCGCGGCCACTCCTCGATCCAGTTGCGGCCCATCTCGTCGATGAACGAGCCGGGCGGCGGCTGGATGCCGTGGGCGCGCAGCCAGGCGCCGGGCGGGTGCTGCGACGGGCGGATCCGCCCGTCGCTGGGCATCAGCTGCGGCGGGATCGGGGGGAGCCGGCCGGGGTCGGCTCCCATCTTGGCCTCGGCCTCCAGTTCGGAGACGTCCTTTTCCTCGGACATGCCGATGGGGCCCACCCGGCGGGCGTTGAGGAACTGGCGGACCACCGGCTCCTCGCTGGACAGCAGCATCTCCCGCGGCCCGAACATCACCAGCTCGCGGCGGAACAGCAGCCCGATGTTGTCGGGCACCGTGCGGGCGGTGTTGATGTCGTGGGTGACGATCAGGAAGGTCGCGTTGATCTGCGCGTTGAGGTCGACGATCAGCTGGTTCAGGTAGGCGGTGCGGACCGGGTCCAGACCGGAGTCCGGCTCGTCCACCAGCAGGATCTCCGGTTCCAGCACCAGTGCCCGGGCCAGGCCGGCGCGCTTTTTCATACCGCCGGAGATCTCGCCGGGGAGCTTGCGCTCGGCGCCGATCAAGCCCACCATCTCCATCTTCTCCATGACGATGCGCTTGATCTCGGCCTCGGTCTTGTTGGTGTGCTCGCGGAGCGGGAAGGCGATGTTGTCGAACAGGTTCATCGACCCGAACAACGCGCCGTCCTGGAAGAGCACCCCGAACAGCTTGCGGGTCTCATACAGCTCGCGTTCCGACAGGTACGGCAGGTTCCGGTCGCCGACCCAGATGTTGCCGCGGTCCGGCTTGAGCAGACCGACCAGCGACTTCAGGAACACGGACTTGCCCGTGCCCGAGGGCCCCAGGAGAACGGAGATCTCTCCCGCGGGCAGGGTCAGCGATACGTCCTGCCAGATGACCTGGCGGCCAAAGGACTTGGTGAGTCCTTCGACTCGGATCTCGACGCCCACTCGTCACCTTCCGTCCAGGCCGGGGGGTTCCCGGAACCAAAGTTCGAGCGTTCTGGGCGAGGCCCATGAACCTGAGCTGTCGTCACACGTGGCGTCCACCGGGTTACTACTAACGGGTAGCTGTGGCGGGTGCCACTACCGTAGCGGTCAATCTTGGAAATGGAAGAGGTTCAGCACAGGATCTGTGGCAAACCATAACGTCGTAAGCCAATCGTTACTTACCGGACGTCATCGCCCAGTCACAGCAGAACTGCACCTCAGGACTCTTCCCCAGAAGACCTGCGGGACGGCAGCGGCGCACACCACGGCACACCACCGTCGGCGTGAGATTACGCCGACGTGTGACGACTCACAAGCCCCACAGGCCCCTGGAGCACATCAAAGTGGGGTTGAAGAGTACAAGACGCCACAATCCCGGACACCGGCTCCCCCGCCCCGGCCCCGGAAAACACGACGGGCGGCCGCCCTCGCCCCCGCGGGGGTGAGGACGGCCGCCCGGGACGTCCGCCTCGGCCGGGACGGGCCCACAGCGCCCGTCCCGGCGAAGGGAAGCCGTTACTTGACGGTCACCGTCGCGCCGGCCTTCTCCAGGGCCTCCTTGGCCTTGTCGGCGGTCTCCTTGTTGACCTTCTCCAGCAGCGGCTTGGGCGCGCTGTCCACCAGGTCCTTGGCCTCCTTCAGGCCCAGGTTGGTCAGCGCCCGGACCTCCTTGATGACCTGGATCTTCTTGTCGCCGGCGGCCTCGAGGATGACGTCGAACTCGTCCTTGTCGGGCGCGGCCTCAGCGGCACCGCCCGCGGCGGTGCCACCGGTGGCCGGGGTGGTGGCGACCGCCACCGGAGCGGCGGCCTTGACGTCGAACTTCTCCTCGAACGCCTTCACGAACTCCGACAGCTCCAGGAGGGTCATCTCCGAGAAGACGTCGAGCAGTTCCTCGGTGCTCAGCTTGGCCATGTGCGTTTCCTCCGTACGGGTCTGAACATGCGATCCTGCGGACCGCGGGGCTTGGTCCTCGGTGGACCGCCTACTCGGCGGCCTCGGCCGGTGCGGCGCTCTCGCCCGCCTCCTCGCGCTTGGCCCGCAGCGCCTCGGCGAGCTGGGCCACCTGCGTGGGCAGCGCGTTGAAGACCGCGGCGGCGTTCGCCATCGACGCCTTCATCGCGCCCGCCAGCTTGGCCAGCAGCACCTCGCGCGACTCCAGGTCGGCGAGCTTGGTGATCTCGGAGGCGTCCATCGGCTTGCCGTCGATGACGCCGCCCTTGATCACCAGCAGCGGGTTTTCCTTGGCGAAGTCACGCAGCCCCTTGGCGGCCTCGACCACATCGCCCTTGACGAAGGCGATCGCCGAGGGGCCCGCCAGCAGCTTGGTGAACTCCTCATCGACCCCGGCGTTGTTCGCCGCGATCCGGGTCAGCGTGTTCTTCACCACGGCGAACTTGGCATTGTCACCGAGGTTGCGGCGCAGTTCGCCCAGCTGCGCCACGGTGAGCCCGCGGTACTCGGTCAGTACGGCGCCGCTGGAGCTTTTGAACTCTTCGGTGAGTTCGGCGATCGCGGCAGCCTTGTCGGCCCTCGCCATGGGCCTCCTTTCCGATTACCCAGGGTTCCAGGCCACCGGATGAAGGGCCGGAGAAAACGCACAACGCCCCGGCGCAGGCGCACGGGGCGTCACAGGCGGCCGCGCCATGGGCACGGACGCAACGTCGCTCTCGTCTCGCCTGCGCGGGCCGTCCGCTTTCTCAGCGGACCTTCGGCCGCCCCTGGGGGGCGACGACCGGCGGTCTTCGGCAGAAGACCAGGGTACGCGGCCGGGCCCCGGCCGCCAAATCCGGCGGACCCGGCCGCGCGAGGCTCACCGCTCAGGACCCGGGGAAGCGGGGCGCCCCAAGGTCGTCCAGGAAGCTCGAGAAGTCGCCCACCTGGTCCGCCGGGGGCGCGCTGACCTGCACCGGCCTGCCGTAGTCGGAAAAGTGGCTGGTGACGTCGACGGTGCCCAGCGACATGTCGGCCTTGACGATCTGCTTGCGCGGCAGGCCCTGCTCGTCCACCCAGATGTCGATGGTCATCTTCCCGGCGCCGAGCTTCTCCAGCCCCTTCTCCAGCTCCTGGCGGTCCTTGTCGCTCAGCGCGCCCAGGCCCGCGTTGGAGTCGACCGTGCCGGCGTAGTGGGTGGTCCGCACCCCCTCCACCACCTCCTCGCCCACCTTGTGCACATCCGGCGAGGCGGTCAGCATCTGGGCCATCTGCGCCGGGCCGTACTGCTTGGCCTGCGCCAGGGCCTCGGCCCCGGTATCGCCCAGCGACATCTTCAGCCAGGGCTTGCTCCCGCCGCCCTGCGGCAGATTCAGCTTCATGTAGATGGTGCCGCCGATCATGACCATTTCCGTCGGACGCTGCGCGGCCTGGGCGCCCAGGCCGTCCAGACCCGACATCGTGGTGGTGACCGTGCCCTTCATCGCCGGCTCCGGCCGCAGCCTGACCTGCATCCTGCTCTCGGTCCTGGTCTCCACCTTCTGGGACTGGACGGTCATGTTGGCCGTGGAGACCATGCGCATGCTGTAGGTGTCGGCCTGCTCGGTCTTGTCGGAGACCTGGGCCATGAACTGGGCCGCGGCCGCCTTGAACGCGCCACCGGCGCCCTGGTCCTGCGTGCCCTCCTCTCCCAGGCACCCGGTGAGCGTGAGCAGCAGGGCCCCGCTCATGGCCACCGTCGCGGTCAGCCGGCGGCGTGCGGTCACTCGGCGGTGCATCGTCAGGTCCTTCCCGTGGCGGATCTCGGTACGACTTTCGGTACGAGGCCGCACGCTATCTTGCGATCAGCCGCGTTCTGGGGGATTGGGACCCATTCCGGCCGCCGGGCGGTGACCGGTTCCGGCCGCTACCGGCCGCGCAGGAACTGCCCGATCCGGTCGGTCACATCGCCGACCTGGTCGGCGGGCGGCGGGTTCACCGTCACTGCGTCCCCGTAATCGCGGTACAGCACGGTCATCGTCGAGGTGTCCCGGCCGTCGGCGGTCCCCTTGACCACCAGCTTGCGGGGCAGGTCCGCCGCATCGACCCACACATCGAAGCTCAGCCGGTCCGAGCCGCTCGCGGTGTACCAGCGGCCGATCCGCTCCCGCGCCACGGGATCCAGCCGGTCCAGCGCGTCCTGGACGGTCACCGTCCCGGCGTAGTGGACGGTCTTGACGCCCTCGACCTCCTCCTCGCCGACCCGGCGCACGTCCTTGGAGGCGGTGAGCATCTTGGTCTGCTCGGCGGGGTTGATCCGCCGCACCGCATCGGTCAGCTCATCGAAGCCGAAGCCGACGACCCGCCCGGCCGCGTCCACGTTCACCCGCAGCCACGGCTTGCCGCCGGTGATCATCTGGGCGAGCCGGGGCACCTTGGCGTACAGGGTGCCGTCCGTCAAGATCGCCTGGACGCCGGCGCCGGGCAGGCTCTGGCCGGACAGCCTCACCTCCCCCAGCGTGACGCTGAAGGCCAGGTCGGGCCGCAGCCGCACATCGCCCGACCCCCGGATGACCGAGCCGGGCTCCCCGGTGTCGGTGATCGTCAGCTCGGCCTCGAAGGTGTCGGCCCGGCCGGTCTGCTGCGACGCCTTGACCAGTGCCACATCGGCCGGGAGGACGGCCGTCCCGGAAGGGGCGTCCCCGGAGCCGCCCAGGCATCCGGTGAGGGAGAAGACCACGGCGGCGCTCGCTGCGGCGGCCACCGGCGCACGGCGGGCCATTCGGCGTCCCATCTGAAGACCTCTCTGTCACGCTTCGTCGATCCGGCGCCCCGGAGGAGGGATCCACCGGATTTCAGTGTGTTCGGACAGGTCTTAGGCCATCATCCCCCGCCGGTACCAATGCGCACCCGCCTCGTACGTCTCAGGTCGTACCGCCCGGGGAGGCCCCGGCCGCCCAAAGCCCAAAAGGGGCGTCCCCGGGAAAGGCCCCGGGGACGCCCCCTGTCGCGTCCGATGGTTCTCAGACCAGTTCCGCGGTCAGGTTGCGGACCAGGTTGGGGTCGACCGGGATGCCCGGCCCCATCGTGGTCGTCATGGTGATCTTCTTCAGGTACCGGCCCTTGGCCGCGGTCGGCTTGAGCCGGATGATCTCATCCAGCGCGGCGGCGTAGTTCTCCACCAGCTGGCGGTCCTCGAAGGAGGTCTTGCCGATGATGAAGTGCAAATTGGCGTGCCGGTCCACGCGGAACTCGATCTTGCCGCCCTTGATGTCGGTCACCGCCTTGGCCACGTCCATGGTGACGGTGCCGGTCTTGGGGTTGGGCATCAGGCCGCGGGGACCGAGGATCCGGCCCAGCCGGCCGACCTTGCCCATCATGTCCGGGGTGGCCACCACCGCGTCGAAGTCCAGGAAGCCGCCCTGGATCCGCTCGATGAGGTCGTCGGTGCCGACGTAGTCGGCGCCGGCGCTGCGGGCCTCCTCGGCCTTGGCGCCGCCGGCGAAGACCAGCACCCGGGCGGTCTTACCGGTGCCGTGCGGCAGGTTGACGGTGCCGCGGACCATCTGGTCGGCCTTGCGCGGGTCCACGCCGAGCCGGATGGCGACCTCGACGGTGGCGTCGAACTTGGTGCCGGAGGTCTTGCGGGCCAGCGCCACCGCCTCGGCGGGCGTGTAGAGCCGGCTCTTGTCGACCAGCTCGGCGTTCTTGCGGTAGGTCTTGCTGCGCTTCATGTACTGCTCCCTGGGATGAGAGTTCGTGGTGCGGGCCTGCGCCGGGCCCTCCCACGGCGGGTGCCGGGTGCGGCGGTTACTTGATCTCGATGCCCATCGACCGGGCGGTGCCGGCGATGATCTTCTCGGCGGCCTCCAGGTCCCGGGCGTTCAGGTCCGGCATCTTGGTCTGGGCGATCTCGCGGACCTGGTCGCGGGTGATGGAGCCGACCTTGGTCTTGTGCGGCTCGCTGCTGCCCTTCTCCACCCCGGCGGCCTTGAGGATCAGCTGGGGCGCCGGCGGGGTCTTGGTGACGAAGCTGAAGGAGCGGTCCTCGTAGATGGTGATCTCTACGGGGACGACGTTGCCGCGCTGGGACTCCGTGGCAGCGTTGTACTGCTTGCAGAAGTCCATGATGTTGACGCCGTGCGGACCGAGCGCGGTACCGACCGGCGGCGCCGGAGTGGCCTGGCCCGCTTGCAGCTGGATCTTGACGAGGGCCTTGACCTTCTTCTTGGGAGGCATGCGCGCCTTCCTCTCGTTCCTGTTTCGCCTAGTCCCGACTCCCGCATCGCGGGCAACGTGGCGGCCGGAACACATCCGCCACGTAGGGACCTTGGGATTCCCGCCCGCGCGGACGCGGCACCGCCCTGCCCGCCGCGGCGGGGCGGCCGACGACCGCACGGCCTGAGTCGTCCCCGCACGCACCGGGGACGGCCCGGGCCCACGCGGGGAGGTCAGATCTTGGAGACCTGGTTGAAGGACAGCTCGACCGGGGTCTCCCGGCCGAAGATCGACACCAGGACCTTGAGCTTTTGCTGCTCGACGTTGATCTCGCTGACCGTGGCCGGCAGGGTCTGGAACGGGCCGTCCATGACGGTGACCGACTCGCCGACCTCGAACTCCACCGTGCTGGTGACCTTGGTCTGCTCCTTGGCCTTGCCCTTTTCCTCCTCCGGCGGCGGGGCCAGCAGCTTGGCCACCTCGTCCAGGCTCAGCGGGGAGGGCTTGTTGAGCAGGCCCACGAAACCGGTGACGCCGGGGGTGTTGCGGACCGCGGCCCACGACTCGTCGGTCAGCTCCATGCGGACCAGGATGTAGCCGGGCAGCATCTTCTCGTTGACCTTCTGACGCTTGCCCTGCTTGATCTCGGTGACCTCGTGCTGGGGCACCTCGACCTGGAAGATGTAGTCCTCCATGTTGAGGGACTGGGTCCGGGTCTCGATGTTGGCCTTGACCCGGTTCTCATAGCCGGCGTAGGAGTGCACCACGTACCACTCCCCCGGCAGCATCCGCAGTTCCCGCTTGAAGTCCTCGTACGGGTCCTTGGCCGGGGCCTGCTGAGCGGCCTCGGCTTCCTCCTCCTGGAGGCTTTCCGCCGGCTCGACCGCAGCCTCCTGCGCGGACCCGGCCTCGTCGGCGGCCTCGTCGTAGGGCTGTGGGAACTCGGACACGGTGGCTCTTCTCTCGTATCGGTGACGGAACGCGTATCGGCGATGTGGGTGCCTGAGACCGGCCGCGGGAATGTTCTGCGGCGGCTCGGCGGGGCCGGGACGGCTCAGCCGAAGACGGCGAAGACGCCCTTTTGCAGCCCCCAGTCCAGACCGGCGACGAACGCCATCATGACCAGCACGAAGACCAGCGACACCAGGGTGTAGTTGATCAGCTCGCTGCGGGTGGGCCAGATCACTTTGCGCAGCTCGGCGATGATCTGGCGGACGAACAGAACCGGAGAGGTCCGCTTGCGCGCGGACTTCTTCTCCTTGTCCTTGTCCTCGGTCGCGGCGGGCTCGCCGCGCATCTCAGTCGCCATCGCCGTCACCCATCGGTCGTGAACCAACCACTGATCCGTGGCCCGTGGCCGTGCGCGCCCGCTTCCGCGGCGTGCCCCTCGATGCCCCGCTCAGGCGTGGCGGCGATGAAGGACGCACTGGTGCGGGCACCGCACTTCGCAGGGCAGGAGGGACTCGAACCCCCAACCGCCGGTTTTGGAGACCGGGACTCTACCAATTGAGCTACTGCCCTCTGCTCCTCGATCGCGATCGAGGATGGCGTCTTACAGCTTACGGCCTACCGCGAGGGCAGAACAGTGAGCTGAAGACCCGCCACTAAGTCGATGAGTGTACGTGCAGTGCCCGCCAGAGTCGAACCAGACGCCCCCGCGCAGGTCATCGGCCCTTACCAGCCGCCGGTTCCAGCGGCGTGGGCGTCCCGCCCGCCCCCTGCCGGCAGGTCTGAAACCATGGGTGTCATGAGCAGTGAAAGACGTCGCATCTCCGCGCGCATCGCCGCGATCTCCGAGTCGGCCACGCTCGCCGTGGACGCCAAGGCCAAGGCGCTCAAGGCCCAGGGCCGGCCGGTCATCGGGTTCGGCGCGGGCGAACCGGACTTTCCCACCCCCGACTACATCGTCGAGGCCGCGGTGACCGCCTGCCGCGTGCCGCGCTTCCACAAGTACACCCCGGCCGGGGGGCTGCCGGAGCTGCGCGCCGCCATCGCCGAGAAGACCGCCCGCGACTCCGGGCTGCAGGTGGACGCCTCCCAGGTGCTGGTCACCAACGGCGGCAAGCAGGCGGTCTACGAGGCGTTCGCCGCGCTGCTGGACCCCGGGGACGAGGTGCTGGTGCCCACCCCGTACTGGACGACCTACCCGGAGTCGATCAAGCTGGCCGGCGGGGTGCCGGTGTTCGTGACGGCCGATGAGAGCACCGGCTACCGGGTGAGCGTGGAGCAGCTGGAGGCGGCCCGCACCGACCGCACCAAGGTGCTGCTGTTCGTCTCCCCCTCCAACCCCACCGGCGCCGTCTACACCCGCGACCAGATCGCCGAGATCGGCCGCTGGGCGGCCGAGCAGGGCCTGTGGGTGATCACCGACGAGATCTACGAGCACCTGGTCTACGGGGACGCCGAGTTCCACTCCATGCCGGTGGTGGTGCCGGAGCTGGTCGACCGCACGCTGGTGCTCAACGGGGTCGCCAAGACCTACGCGATGACCGGCTGGCGGGTGGGCTGGATGATCGGCCCGCAGGACGTCATCAAGGCCGCCACCAACCTGCAGTCGCACGCCACCTCCAATGTGGCCAACGTCTCACAGGCGGCGGCGCTGGCGGCGGTGACCGGCGACCTGTCGGCGGTGGCCGAGATGCGCAAGGCGTTCGACCGGCGCCGCCGGACCATGGTGCGGATGCTGAACGAGATCCCCGGCGTGGTCTGCCCCGAGCCGGAGGGCGCCTTCTACGCCTACCCGTCGGTCAAGGCGCTGCTGGGCAAGGAGATCCGCGGCAAGCGCCCGGCCACCACCGTGGAGCTGGCCGAGCTGATCCTCACCGAGGTGGAGGTGGCGCTGGTGCCCGGCGAGGCGTTCGGCACCCCCGGCTACTTCCGGCTCTCCTACGCCCTGGGCGATGAGGACCTGGTCGAGGGGGTCAGCCGGGTGGCCAAGCTGCTGTCGGAGGCGAGCTGAGCGCTCCGGCCGCCGAGCCCCGGTCCGGTTTCTCCTTCCCGGGCACGCCGCGGCCGAGGGCGATGCCTTGAGACCGCGCGCCGGGA contains these protein-coding regions:
- the secE gene encoding preprotein translocase subunit SecE; this translates as MATEMRGEPAATEDKDKEKKSARKRTSPVLFVRQIIAELRKVIWPTRSELINYTLVSLVFVLVMMAFVAGLDWGLQKGVFAVFG
- a CDS encoding pyridoxal phosphate-dependent aminotransferase produces the protein MSSERRRISARIAAISESATLAVDAKAKALKAQGRPVIGFGAGEPDFPTPDYIVEAAVTACRVPRFHKYTPAGGLPELRAAIAEKTARDSGLQVDASQVLVTNGGKQAVYEAFAALLDPGDEVLVPTPYWTTYPESIKLAGGVPVFVTADESTGYRVSVEQLEAARTDRTKVLLFVSPSNPTGAVYTRDQIAEIGRWAAEQGLWVITDEIYEHLVYGDAEFHSMPVVVPELVDRTLVLNGVAKTYAMTGWRVGWMIGPQDVIKAATNLQSHATSNVANVSQAAALAAVTGDLSAVAEMRKAFDRRRRTMVRMLNEIPGVVCPEPEGAFYAYPSVKALLGKEIRGKRPATTVELAELILTEVEVALVPGEAFGTPGYFRLSYALGDEDLVEGVSRVAKLLSEAS
- a CDS encoding MlaE family ABC transporter permease; its protein translation is MTTPHIGASQGGGQTSKEPAGSGRLAKFGDGLLNITVKEPGRFFALCLDAFRAMFKRPLQWREFIEQAWFIVSVTAIPTMLVAIPFGAILSLQVGGLIRQLGAQSFTGATAVVAIVREASPLVTALLIAGAAGSAMCADIGSRKIREEIDAMEVLGINPLHRLVVPRMWACAFIGLFLNGLVSVVGLVGGYFFNVVLQDGTPGAYLASFNAMAQLPDLIQAEVKAFIFGLTAGLVAAYKGLNAKGGPKGVGDAVNQTVVITFMLLFVENFVISALYFQLVPQKGM
- the rplJ gene encoding 50S ribosomal protein L10, whose translation is MARADKAAAIAELTEEFKSSSGAVLTEYRGLTVAQLGELRRNLGDNAKFAVVKNTLTRIAANNAGVDEEFTKLLAGPSAIAFVKGDVVEAAKGLRDFAKENPLLVIKGGVIDGKPMDASEITKLADLESREVLLAKLAGAMKASMANAAAVFNALPTQVAQLAEALRAKREEAGESAAPAEAAE
- a CDS encoding DUF6612 family protein; amino-acid sequence: MHRRVTARRRLTATVAMSGALLLTLTGCLGEEGTQDQGAGGAFKAAAAQFMAQVSDKTEQADTYSMRMVSTANMTVQSQKVETRTESRMQVRLRPEPAMKGTVTTTMSGLDGLGAQAAQRPTEMVMIGGTIYMKLNLPQGGGSKPWLKMSLGDTGAEALAQAKQYGPAQMAQMLTASPDVHKVGEEVVEGVRTTHYAGTVDSNAGLGALSDKDRQELEKGLEKLGAGKMTIDIWVDEQGLPRKQIVKADMSLGTVDVTSHFSDYGRPVQVSAPPADQVGDFSSFLDDLGAPRFPGS
- the rplL gene encoding 50S ribosomal protein L7/L12 translates to MAKLSTEELLDVFSEMTLLELSEFVKAFEEKFDVKAAAPVAVATTPATGGTAAGGAAEAAPDKDEFDVILEAAGDKKIQVIKEVRALTNLGLKEAKDLVDSAPKPLLEKVNKETADKAKEALEKAGATVTVK
- a CDS encoding ABC transporter ATP-binding protein → MGVEIRVEGLTKSFGRQVIWQDVSLTLPAGEISVLLGPSGTGKSVFLKSLVGLLKPDRGNIWVGDRNLPYLSERELYETRKLFGVLFQDGALFGSMNLFDNIAFPLREHTNKTEAEIKRIVMEKMEMVGLIGAERKLPGEISGGMKKRAGLARALVLEPEILLVDEPDSGLDPVRTAYLNQLIVDLNAQINATFLIVTHDINTARTVPDNIGLLFRRELVMFGPREMLLSSEEPVVRQFLNARRVGPIGMSEEKDVSELEAEAKMGADPGRLPPIPPQLMPSDGRIRPSQHPPGAWLRAHGIQPPPGSFIDEMGRNWIEEWPRLVAAQGGTVGAAAGPGQVPPPGPPPQGAPPAGGPHR
- the rplK gene encoding 50S ribosomal protein L11; protein product: MPPKKKVKALVKIQLQAGQATPAPPVGTALGPHGVNIMDFCKQYNAATESQRGNVVPVEITIYEDRSFSFVTKTPPAPQLILKAAGVEKGSSEPHKTKVGSITRDQVREIAQTKMPDLNARDLEAAEKIIAGTARSMGIEIK
- the rplA gene encoding 50S ribosomal protein L1, whose translation is MKRSKTYRKNAELVDKSRLYTPAEAVALARKTSGTKFDATVEVAIRLGVDPRKADQMVRGTVNLPHGTGKTARVLVFAGGAKAEEARSAGADYVGTDDLIERIQGGFLDFDAVVATPDMMGKVGRLGRILGPRGLMPNPKTGTVTMDVAKAVTDIKGGKIEFRVDRHANLHFIIGKTSFEDRQLVENYAAALDEIIRLKPTAAKGRYLKKITMTTTMGPGIPVDPNLVRNLTAELV
- a CDS encoding LppX_LprAFG lipoprotein codes for the protein MGRRMARRAPVAAAASAAVVFSLTGCLGGSGDAPSGTAVLPADVALVKASQQTGRADTFEAELTITDTGEPGSVIRGSGDVRLRPDLAFSVTLGEVRLSGQSLPGAGVQAILTDGTLYAKVPRLAQMITGGKPWLRVNVDAAGRVVGFGFDELTDAVRRINPAEQTKMLTASKDVRRVGEEEVEGVKTVHYAGTVTVQDALDRLDPVARERIGRWYTASGSDRLSFDVWVDAADLPRKLVVKGTADGRDTSTMTVLYRDYGDAVTVNPPPADQVGDVTDRIGQFLRGR
- the nusG gene encoding transcription termination/antitermination protein NusG: MSEFPQPYDEAADEAGSAQEAAVEPAESLQEEEAEAAQQAPAKDPYEDFKRELRMLPGEWYVVHSYAGYENRVKANIETRTQSLNMEDYIFQVEVPQHEVTEIKQGKRQKVNEKMLPGYILVRMELTDESWAAVRNTPGVTGFVGLLNKPSPLSLDEVAKLLAPPPEEEKGKAKEQTKVTSTVEFEVGESVTVMDGPFQTLPATVSEINVEQQKLKVLVSIFGRETPVELSFNQVSKI